The nucleotide sequence GCAGATGGGGGGCTTGTAAAAGCCAACTGAATGCGCAAAAAACCAGGGCATACCCCCCCAGGGTCTCGCGCGTTATGCGGGGCCTGGCCCGCACAGCTGGCTTTTAGGCTCGGGTTTGGCTCCATCCCTGCGTACGCTGCAGGTCTACGTCCGGTGCCATCTGGTGCACGGCTTCCACCTCCTCGGCTGCATTGGCGGGCAAGATCCACTTGAGCAAATAAAAACCAACCAAGCCCGAAATGATGCTGCCCAGCAGGATGCCTATTTTGGCCGTTTCCTTGAAGGCCGGATCGGTAAAGGCTAGCTCGCTTACAAACAGGCTCATGGTGAAGCCGATGCCGCACAGCCAGCTTACGGCATAGATCTGCGGCATGCTGGTGCCACGGGGCAGGCTGGCCATGCCGGTGCGGATGCTGAGCCAGCTGAAAAAGGTAACCCCAGCCTGCTTGCCCACGATAAGCCCCAGGGCAACCCCCAGGCTTACCGGGCTGAAAACTTCATCCGCTATCTTGTCCCAGTGCAGATGCACACCGGCATTTGCCAGGGCAAATACCGGCATAATGGCAAATGCAACCCAGCTCGCCACGCTATGCTCCACCCGCTGCAGCGGTGTTTCTACCGCAGTGGCGGCCTGGCGGATCTGCTGTGTATACACCAGTCCGTCGGGGTTCCGAAACGTGTCTCGGCTCTCCGCCGGTATGCCCTTGAAGCGCCCCAGGGCCTGCTCCGTATTATGTATAAATTCGGCACTGTTGATGCGTGTGGTGGCCGGTATTACCAGGGCCAGCAGCACCCCGGCTATGGTGGCGTGTATGCCACTCTGTAGCACCAGCAGCCATACCGCTATGCCCACCAGGGTAGCCAGGATGGGTATCCGGTAGCGTATGCGCAGCAGGAAGTAAAGCAGCGCGAGCAGCCCGATTGCCGCTCCCAGGTAGCCCCAGTTTATCTGATCGTTGTAGAAAAGCGCGATGACCAC is from Bacteroidota bacterium and encodes:
- the nhaA gene encoding Na+/H+ antiporter NhaA — its product is MAKQELRPIPRTITRTLEAPAVLFSQFMHNKLSGSIMLILCTAAAMIWANSAWGDSYQHFWHTPLTIGLGSHALTMGLSHWINDALMVVFFLYVGLEIKRELLVGELSSLKRSLLPIMAALGGMLFPAAVYFFFNGGARSSTGWGIPMATDIAFSLGVLALLGARVPIGIRVFLSALAIVDDLGAVVVIALFYNDQINWGYLGAAIGLLALLYFLLRIRYRIPILATLVGIAVWLLVLQSGIHATIAGVLLALVIPATTRINSAEFIHNTEQALGRFKGIPAESRDTFRNPDGLVYTQQIRQAATAVETPLQRVEHSVASWVAFAIMPVFALANAGVHLHWDKIADEVFSPVSLGVALGLIVGKQAGVTFFSWLSIRTGMASLPRGTSMPQIYAVSWLCGIGFTMSLFVSELAFTDPAFKETAKIGILLGSIISGLVGFYLLKWILPANAAEEVEAVHQMAPDVDLQRTQGWSQTRA